One segment of Methylotuvimicrobium sp. KM2 DNA contains the following:
- the ureG gene encoding urease accessory protein UreG — MSDRHVLRVGIGGPVGSGKTALVDALCKRMRDDFEIGVVTNDIYTREDQQFLIRSQALPEERILGVETGGCPHTAIREDASMNLAAVEELCERWGNLDFVLVESGGDNLSATFSPELADLTIYVIDVSAGDKIPRKGGPGITRSDLLVINKIDLAAYVGASLEVMDRDAKKMRGDRPFVFTNLKTGEGLDLIDAFIVRAGML, encoded by the coding sequence ATGAGCGATAGACATGTGTTAAGAGTCGGTATCGGCGGTCCGGTCGGCTCCGGAAAAACCGCGTTGGTCGATGCGCTGTGCAAACGCATGCGCGACGATTTCGAAATCGGCGTCGTCACGAACGACATTTATACCCGTGAGGATCAGCAGTTTTTGATTCGTAGTCAGGCCTTACCGGAAGAGCGGATTCTCGGTGTCGAGACCGGCGGTTGTCCGCATACCGCGATACGCGAGGATGCGTCGATGAATCTGGCGGCGGTCGAAGAATTATGCGAGCGCTGGGGCAACCTCGATTTCGTGCTGGTCGAAAGCGGAGGCGATAATCTGAGCGCGACGTTCAGCCCGGAACTGGCCGATTTAACGATTTATGTCATCGACGTGTCGGCCGGCGACAAGATTCCACGCAAGGGCGGTCCCGGCATCACACGTTCGGATCTACTCGTGATTAACAAAATCGATTTGGCGGCCTATGTCGGCGCGTCGTTGGAAGTGATGGATCGCGATGCGAAAAAAATGCGCGGCGATCGGCCTTTCGTGTTTACTAATCTGAAAACCGGTGAAGGATTGGATTTGATTGATGCGTTTATCGTTCGAGCAGGAATGCTGTAA
- a CDS encoding IS110 family transposase translates to MNTSVIGLDIAKNIFHLYTLNADNKVIKKKLKRAQVLTFFANYPVSTIGIEACGSSHYWARELTKLGHEVMLLNAKFVKSFVVGNKNDFNDAQAIFDAVSRPNKRVVAIKTEVQQDMQLLHNLRQDLVKRRTAVVNQIRGALLERGIAIHKGVDQVRKQLPDILEDAENGLTALCRELIAEQAERLRELDKVIKEQDKRLGRLSQADALSRRMLDVPGVGPITATIVASDIGDGKGYTSSRDYAASLGLVPGQHSSGDKPRYLGISKRGNRYIRTNLIHGARAVVKNCAGKTDQLSRWLQSLVERRGFNKAAVALANKNARILWAMTTKNEAYQGAPA, encoded by the coding sequence ATGAATACTAGCGTAATTGGTTTAGATATCGCAAAGAACATTTTTCATCTGTATACGTTGAATGCGGATAATAAAGTCATCAAGAAAAAACTCAAACGGGCGCAAGTCTTGACCTTCTTCGCCAATTATCCGGTCAGCACGATTGGTATCGAGGCGTGCGGCAGTAGCCATTATTGGGCTAGAGAATTAACTAAACTGGGCCATGAAGTGATGTTATTGAACGCGAAGTTTGTCAAGAGCTTCGTGGTCGGCAACAAGAATGATTTTAACGATGCCCAAGCGATTTTTGATGCGGTCAGCCGGCCCAATAAGCGGGTGGTGGCGATCAAAACCGAGGTACAGCAAGATATGCAACTGCTTCATAATCTACGCCAGGATCTGGTCAAACGACGAACTGCTGTAGTGAATCAGATTCGTGGAGCCTTGCTGGAGCGCGGCATTGCCATTCACAAAGGGGTCGATCAAGTCAGAAAACAATTGCCTGATATTTTAGAAGATGCCGAGAACGGACTGACGGCGCTGTGTCGAGAGCTGATTGCGGAGCAAGCCGAACGGTTGAGAGAATTGGATAAGGTGATTAAGGAGCAAGACAAACGGCTGGGCAGGCTCAGTCAAGCCGATGCATTAAGCCGGCGCATGCTGGATGTTCCCGGGGTGGGTCCGATCACCGCCACGATTGTGGCATCTGATATCGGGGACGGCAAAGGCTATACCAGTAGCCGAGATTATGCGGCGAGTCTGGGCCTGGTTCCCGGGCAGCATAGCAGCGGCGATAAACCCCGCTATCTGGGGATCAGTAAGCGGGGTAATCGTTATATCCGAACCAACTTAATTCATGGTGCCCGCGCGGTGGTCAAAAACTGTGCTGGCAAAACGGATCAACTCAGCCGGTGGCTGCAGTCGCTGGTCGAGCGACGCGGCTTTAACAAGGCCGCGGTTGCCCTGGCCAACAAAAACGCCCGCATCTTGTGGGCAATGACCACGAAAAACGAAGCTTATCAAGGGGCGCCTGCCTAA
- the dapA gene encoding 4-hydroxy-tetrahydrodipicolinate synthase — MIQGSIVALVTPMMENGSIDRDSLKKLIEFHIDQGTDSIVAVGTTGESATLDEDEHCDFIKSVVDYAGGRIPIIAGTGANSTTEAIELTSRAKEVGADACLLVTPYYNKPTQEGLYLHFKVVAEAVDIPQILYNVPGRTACDMLPETVARLSVIDNIVGIKEASGKLERVKQLRDLCGEKFALYTGDDATSCEFCLLGGNGTITVTGNVAPRLVHEMITAAIDGDRETALAIDAKLTGLHKQLFIQSNPIPVKWALKEMGLIRKGIRLPLTWLTEDCYDAVLGAMRQAELL, encoded by the coding sequence ATGATTCAAGGCAGTATCGTAGCTCTGGTTACACCGATGATGGAAAATGGTTCGATTGACAGGGACAGCTTAAAAAAATTGATCGAATTCCATATCGATCAAGGTACGGACTCGATTGTTGCAGTCGGTACGACAGGCGAATCGGCAACGCTCGACGAAGACGAGCATTGCGATTTTATAAAATCGGTTGTCGATTATGCCGGCGGCAGAATTCCAATCATTGCCGGGACCGGCGCCAATTCGACGACAGAGGCGATCGAGTTAACGAGCAGAGCAAAAGAAGTCGGCGCCGATGCGTGTCTTTTGGTGACGCCTTACTATAACAAACCGACACAAGAAGGTTTGTATTTACATTTTAAGGTCGTTGCCGAGGCGGTCGATATTCCGCAAATTCTTTATAACGTTCCGGGACGCACGGCTTGCGATATGCTGCCGGAAACGGTGGCGCGCCTGTCAGTTATCGACAATATTGTCGGTATTAAGGAGGCTTCCGGTAAATTGGAAAGGGTTAAGCAATTACGCGACTTATGCGGCGAAAAGTTTGCCTTGTATACCGGCGATGATGCGACAAGCTGTGAATTTTGTTTACTAGGCGGTAATGGCACGATCACTGTAACCGGTAATGTTGCGCCGAGATTAGTCCATGAGATGATAACCGCCGCGATTGACGGCGATCGCGAGACCGCCTTGGCCATCGATGCAAAGCTAACCGGATTGCACAAGCAGTTATTCATTCAATCGAATCCGATACCGGTCAAATGGGCATTGAAGGAAATGGGTTTGATTCGAAAAGGCATCCGTTTGCCGTTGACTTGGTTGACTGAAGATTGTTATGACGCAGTGCTTGGCGCCATGCGTCAAGCGGAGTTACTTTGA
- the bamC gene encoding outer membrane protein assembly factor BamC, whose protein sequence is MKRIFAALLYLIILPFAAASGCSTIKSWFPDKEKDYQFRTEIPELVLPKELSIQKVERPARIPRLDLRHVDTTQVVDDTDKVTQVERVDTADAVVLRINEPVGKAWRIVGKALARQSIEIVARDRSLASYIVQYDPEEQKVTDDSFWDEILFVFGLYGSNEKEYRIRLVEYEQFTDVMVRDETNKAVSSGDGLTLLLTIQQAIEDDLADQ, encoded by the coding sequence ATGAAGCGCATCTTTGCCGCTTTACTATACCTGATCATTCTGCCCTTCGCGGCGGCTAGCGGGTGTAGCACGATCAAAAGCTGGTTTCCCGATAAAGAAAAAGATTACCAATTTAGAACCGAAATACCGGAATTGGTGTTGCCTAAGGAACTGTCTATTCAAAAAGTTGAAAGACCGGCAAGAATTCCAAGACTCGATCTAAGGCATGTTGATACCACTCAAGTGGTCGATGACACCGACAAAGTCACCCAAGTCGAGCGGGTCGACACTGCCGATGCGGTCGTGCTCAGAATTAATGAGCCGGTCGGAAAAGCCTGGCGTATCGTCGGCAAGGCTTTGGCAAGACAATCGATTGAAATCGTTGCGCGTGACAGATCGCTGGCATCGTATATTGTGCAGTACGATCCTGAAGAACAGAAAGTGACTGACGATTCCTTTTGGGATGAGATTCTGTTTGTTTTCGGTCTGTACGGATCAAACGAGAAAGAGTACCGCATCAGACTAGTCGAGTACGAACAATTTACCGATGTCATGGTGAGGGATGAGACCAATAAAGCCGTATCTAGCGGCGACGGCCTGACTCTGTTGTTGACGATTCAACAAGCGATTGAAGACGATCTAGCCGATCAATAG
- the purL gene encoding phosphoribosylformylglycinamidine synthase, whose amino-acid sequence MLKIPGTSALSAFRIEKLLARLQEIEPAINGISASYVHFVELEHAISASEQTLLNRLLAYGSSTAGSFTDGFRLTAIPRPGTISPWSSKATEIAQRCGLEAVCRIERGVEYTILSEGALTERVQKSISALVHDRMTQTVVKSESMTEAILFAHHDPKPFQTVPVIQSGSEALVKANTELGLALSPDEIDYLTESFQALERNPTDVELMMFAQANSEHCRHKIFNAAWTIDGVEQAESLFKMIRHTAEQSPEGILSAYSDNASVVEGANTSVFIRNALTGEYSYVDEDAHILMKVETHNHPTAISPHPGAATGSGGEIRDEGATGRGSATKAGLTGFSVSHLRIPGFEQPWEDDNGKPGRLASALNIMLDGPIGGAAFNNEFGRPNLAGYFRSFEQTAPGGDENTFHGYHKPIMIAGGMGNIRPMLVEKQPIPAGSLIIILGGPAMLIGLGGGAASSQTSGEAAEELDFASVQRENPEMQRRCQEVINHCNALGEDTPIVSIHDIGAGGLSNAVPEIVHDCERGGRFELRDVNIADRGMSPMQIWCNEAQERYVIAIKPESLDLFRSFCEREHCLYAVIGTATDEEHLQLSDRLFGDRPVDLPMSVLFGKPPKMHRTVEHVKPELSPLDLAGIELNEAVKRVLSFPAVADKSFLIHIGDRSVTGLVARDQMVGPWQVPVADVAVTASGFFASTGEAMAMGERTPLAVIDAPASGRIAVGEALTNLAAARIGSLGNIKLSANWMAAAGSSGQDAALFDTVKAVGKELCPALGIAIPVGKDSLSMKTVWQQDGREKTMTSPVSLIVTAFAPVVDIAKTLTPQLRDEPSVLILIDLGQGKNRLGASVFAQVYKQLGDRCPDLDDPGLFRAFFNAIQDLNSRGKLLAYHDRSDGGLLAAIAEMMFAGRLGANLDLSGVGKDVLSALFNEELGAVIQVRESDSAEIMDLLAQAGLDVCVHRIGSVTKQADLTINFAGQKLYSATRAELQSCWSELSYRMQALRDNPDCAREQFERIGDDNDPGLNALLTFDHNDNVCAPFIGKSKPKVAILREQGVNGHVEMAAAFDRAGFAAIDVHMTDIIAGRVGLKDFRGLAACGGFSYGDVLGAGGGWAKSILFNPRARDEFAAFFEREDTFGLGVCNGCQMMSGLKEIIPGAEHWPRFLRNHSEQFEARVALVEVQDSPSILLTGMAGSRMPVVIAHGEGRAEFSGNPLEAIKAGAVSLCYVDNFGEKTTQFPANPNGSPLGITGLTNRDGRFTIMMPHPERCFRTVQNSWHPDDWSEYGPWMRMFRNARVWVA is encoded by the coding sequence ATGTTAAAAATTCCAGGAACATCCGCGCTATCTGCATTTCGCATCGAAAAATTACTCGCCCGTCTCCAAGAGATAGAGCCAGCCATCAATGGTATTTCGGCTTCCTATGTCCATTTTGTCGAGCTCGAACATGCGATTAGCGCTAGCGAGCAAACGCTATTAAACCGCCTGTTAGCCTATGGAAGCAGCACCGCCGGATCGTTTACTGACGGATTTCGCTTAACAGCCATTCCCCGGCCCGGCACGATTTCTCCTTGGTCCAGTAAAGCAACGGAAATCGCGCAGCGTTGCGGCTTGGAGGCAGTTTGTCGCATCGAAAGAGGGGTCGAATATACGATACTGTCCGAAGGTGCGTTAACCGAGCGGGTGCAAAAAAGCATTTCGGCGCTTGTTCATGACCGCATGACGCAAACAGTCGTTAAAAGCGAATCGATGACTGAAGCGATTTTATTTGCCCATCACGATCCTAAACCGTTTCAAACCGTACCGGTAATTCAGTCCGGTAGCGAAGCCCTGGTCAAAGCCAATACCGAGCTCGGATTGGCGTTAAGCCCCGATGAAATCGATTACTTGACCGAAAGTTTTCAAGCATTGGAGCGCAATCCGACCGATGTCGAATTGATGATGTTCGCTCAAGCCAATTCGGAGCATTGCCGGCACAAGATATTTAATGCCGCCTGGACGATCGACGGCGTCGAACAAGCCGAGTCTTTGTTCAAAATGATACGGCATACCGCCGAACAAAGCCCTGAAGGTATTTTGTCGGCTTACAGCGATAATGCCTCTGTCGTAGAGGGTGCTAATACGTCTGTTTTCATCCGCAATGCGTTGACCGGCGAATATTCCTATGTCGACGAAGATGCGCACATATTGATGAAGGTCGAGACCCATAATCACCCGACTGCAATATCTCCGCATCCAGGCGCGGCGACCGGATCGGGCGGCGAAATTCGCGATGAAGGCGCAACCGGTCGAGGTTCTGCGACCAAAGCCGGTTTGACCGGTTTTAGCGTTTCTCATCTAAGGATTCCGGGGTTCGAGCAGCCTTGGGAAGACGATAACGGCAAGCCGGGTCGCCTAGCTTCGGCGTTGAATATCATGCTGGATGGGCCGATTGGCGGTGCGGCATTCAATAATGAATTCGGGCGACCGAATCTGGCCGGTTATTTCCGCAGTTTCGAACAAACCGCACCAGGCGGTGATGAAAACACGTTCCACGGTTATCACAAGCCGATCATGATTGCCGGCGGCATGGGCAATATTCGCCCGATGCTGGTCGAGAAACAACCGATACCGGCGGGGTCGTTGATCATCATCCTGGGCGGACCCGCGATGCTGATCGGCTTGGGCGGCGGCGCCGCTTCATCGCAGACTTCGGGCGAGGCTGCCGAGGAACTGGATTTTGCCTCGGTACAGCGCGAAAATCCCGAAATGCAGCGCCGTTGCCAGGAAGTCATCAATCATTGCAATGCCCTCGGCGAGGATACGCCGATTGTTTCGATACACGACATCGGTGCCGGCGGCCTGTCGAATGCCGTGCCGGAGATCGTTCACGACTGCGAACGGGGCGGGCGCTTCGAATTGCGCGATGTCAATATCGCCGATCGCGGCATGTCGCCGATGCAGATATGGTGTAACGAGGCGCAGGAGCGTTATGTCATAGCAATCAAGCCGGAGTCGCTGGATTTGTTCCGGTCGTTCTGCGAACGCGAGCATTGCTTGTATGCCGTGATCGGCACTGCGACCGATGAAGAGCATTTGCAACTCAGCGACCGTTTGTTCGGCGATAGACCGGTCGATTTACCGATGTCGGTGTTGTTCGGCAAGCCGCCGAAAATGCATCGGACGGTCGAGCATGTCAAACCCGAGTTGTCGCCGTTGGACTTAGCCGGCATTGAGCTTAACGAAGCTGTCAAGCGCGTATTGTCCTTCCCGGCCGTCGCCGATAAGAGCTTTTTGATTCATATCGGCGATCGTTCGGTGACCGGTTTGGTTGCGCGCGACCAAATGGTCGGCCCTTGGCAAGTGCCGGTAGCCGATGTCGCGGTGACCGCTTCGGGCTTTTTTGCGTCGACCGGCGAAGCGATGGCGATGGGCGAAAGAACGCCGTTGGCGGTCATCGACGCGCCGGCATCGGGCCGAATTGCGGTCGGCGAGGCATTGACCAATCTTGCCGCCGCGCGTATCGGGTCGTTGGGAAACATCAAATTATCCGCCAACTGGATGGCCGCTGCCGGCAGTTCCGGTCAGGATGCCGCGTTGTTCGATACCGTGAAAGCGGTCGGAAAGGAACTTTGCCCGGCATTGGGTATCGCGATTCCGGTCGGCAAGGATTCGTTGTCGATGAAAACCGTTTGGCAGCAAGACGGCCGTGAAAAAACCATGACCTCGCCGGTATCTTTGATCGTCACCGCGTTCGCGCCGGTGGTCGATATAGCGAAAACCTTGACGCCGCAATTGCGCGACGAACCTTCGGTCTTGATCTTGATCGACTTAGGACAGGGTAAAAATCGTTTAGGCGCCTCAGTATTTGCACAGGTTTATAAACAGCTAGGCGACCGTTGTCCGGATTTGGATGACCCGGGGTTATTCAGAGCATTCTTCAACGCGATACAAGACTTGAATAGTCGCGGCAAATTGCTGGCTTATCATGACCGTTCCGATGGCGGTCTATTGGCCGCGATCGCCGAAATGATGTTCGCGGGCAGGCTCGGCGCGAATTTGGATTTATCAGGGGTAGGCAAGGATGTCTTATCGGCCTTATTCAATGAAGAGCTCGGTGCGGTGATACAGGTCAGGGAAAGCGATAGCGCTGAAATTATGGACTTGTTGGCGCAAGCCGGCCTCGATGTTTGTGTGCATCGAATTGGTTCAGTCACGAAACAAGCCGATTTGACGATCAATTTTGCCGGGCAGAAGCTTTATTCGGCCACTCGTGCCGAATTGCAAAGCTGCTGGTCCGAACTGAGTTATCGAATGCAAGCCTTACGCGATAATCCTGACTGCGCGCGCGAACAATTCGAACGGATCGGCGACGATAACGATCCTGGCCTAAATGCCCTGTTAACTTTCGATCATAACGACAATGTTTGCGCGCCGTTTATCGGCAAGTCGAAGCCGAAGGTCGCTATTCTACGCGAGCAGGGCGTCAACGGTCATGTCGAAATGGCCGCCGCGTTCGACCGAGCCGGATTCGCCGCGATCGATGTGCACATGACCGACATCATTGCCGGTCGGGTGGGTCTGAAGGATTTCAGAGGACTTGCGGCTTGCGGCGGGTTTTCTTACGGCGACGTGCTCGGCGCAGGCGGCGGTTGGGCTAAGTCGATTCTGTTCAATCCGCGCGCCCGCGATGAATTCGCGGCATTTTTCGAGCGCGAGGATACTTTCGGCCTTGGCGTGTGCAACGGTTGTCAAATGATGTCGGGGCTCAAGGAAATTATCCCGGGCGCCGAACATTGGCCACGTTTCTTGAGAAACCATTCCGAGCAATTCGAGGCGCGCGTCGCGCTGGTCGAGGTTCAAGACTCGCCCTCGATTCTGTTGACCGGTATGGCCGGTTCGAGAATGCCGGTCGTGATCGCGCACGGCGAGGGGAGAGCGGAGTTTTCAGGAAATCCGCTTGAAGCGATCAAAGCCGGTGCGGTATCTTTGTGCTACGTCGATAATTTCGGTGAAAAAACGACGCAATTTCCGGCCAATCCGAACGGTTCGCCATTGGGCATTACCGGTCTGACCAACCGTGACGGCCGCTTTACGATCATGATGCCGCATCCGGAAAGATGTTTCAGAACCGTGCAAAATTCATGGCATCCCGATGATTGGAGCGAATACGGTCCATGGATGCGCATGTTTAGGAATGCCCGGGTTTGGGTGGCTTGA
- a CDS encoding Hsp20/alpha crystallin family protein, whose product MAITRYEPWGILSQLQRELERASEGGTGEGSISTAEWAPAVDIKEETDKFVLHADIPGVKPEDIEVSMENGILTIKGEKKTEAKTEKEGYKRVERTYGSFYRRFSLPDTANADAISAKSKHGVLEITIPKQEAVQPKKINVTSEE is encoded by the coding sequence ATGGCTATCACACGTTACGAACCTTGGGGCATATTGAGTCAACTGCAAAGAGAATTGGAGCGCGCGAGCGAAGGCGGCACCGGCGAAGGGTCGATCTCGACCGCCGAATGGGCCCCTGCCGTCGACATCAAGGAAGAAACCGATAAATTCGTGTTGCATGCCGATATTCCGGGCGTCAAGCCTGAAGATATCGAAGTCAGTATGGAAAACGGCATCCTGACGATCAAAGGTGAAAAGAAGACCGAAGCGAAAACCGAAAAAGAAGGTTATAAGCGAGTCGAGAGAACTTACGGTTCCTTCTACCGCCGCTTCAGCTTGCCCGATACCGCTAATGCCGATGCGATTTCGGCGAAATCGAAACACGGCGTTTTGGAAATCACGATTCCGAAACAAGAAGCGGTACAGCCGAAAAAAATCAATGTGACCTCGGAAGAATGA
- a CDS encoding M15 family metallopeptidase, translated as MNIRKTGVLMLALLSLKTFNPAYAQAQEDFVYVDTLIPSIRLDIRYASADNFIGRPIDGYYRSCALLTQAAAEALMAAQNELAKFNLGLKIFDAYRPQRAVRHFVRWSQDANDVLMKDVYYPHLDKPSLIEEGYIAARSSHSRGSTVDVALVDLNNGEELDMGGFFDYFGPESWSYAKTPTATQRAHRMLLQTVMEKQGFVHYPQEWWHFTLANEPYPDTYFDFPVQ; from the coding sequence ATGAATATTCGAAAAACAGGAGTATTAATGCTCGCGCTGTTATCGCTGAAAACATTTAATCCTGCTTATGCGCAAGCACAAGAAGACTTCGTTTATGTCGATACGCTTATTCCGTCTATCCGTTTAGATATTCGTTATGCGAGCGCTGATAACTTTATCGGCAGGCCTATCGATGGATATTACCGGTCATGCGCATTATTGACTCAGGCAGCAGCTGAAGCGTTGATGGCGGCGCAAAATGAGTTGGCAAAATTTAATCTAGGCTTGAAAATTTTTGACGCTTATCGGCCTCAGCGCGCCGTGCGGCATTTTGTGCGTTGGTCGCAAGATGCGAATGATGTGCTTATGAAAGACGTTTATTATCCCCATCTGGACAAGCCAAGCCTGATTGAAGAAGGTTACATTGCCGCGCGGTCTTCGCATAGTCGAGGCAGCACGGTTGATGTAGCACTGGTTGATTTAAACAATGGCGAAGAACTGGATATGGGCGGCTTTTTTGATTATTTCGGTCCGGAGTCCTGGTCTTATGCTAAGACGCCTACGGCTACGCAACGAGCGCACCGGATGCTATTGCAAACGGTTATGGAAAAACAGGGATTCGTTCATTACCCTCAGGAATGGTGGCATTTTACCTTGGCGAACGAGCCTTATCCCGACACATATTTCGATTTTCCAGTGCAATAA